A genomic window from Bacteroidota bacterium includes:
- the bcp gene encoding thioredoxin-dependent thiol peroxidase — MNHHTTKLQEGDKAPEFSFVNSEGKTISLKELRGKKVILYFYPKDNTPGCTKESCNLRDNYSSLKRKGYEVFGVSKDDSTSHIRFKKKFKLPFQLIPDTEKEIIKDYDVWGKKTFMGRTFDGIIRTTFSIDEKGKIEKIIRDVDTENHTEQILETNSVNS, encoded by the coding sequence GTGAATCATCACACCACCAAACTGCAAGAAGGAGACAAAGCGCCTGAGTTTTCATTTGTAAATTCAGAAGGGAAAACTATTTCTTTAAAAGAGTTGAGAGGAAAAAAAGTGATTCTGTATTTCTATCCGAAGGATAACACTCCCGGATGCACAAAAGAATCGTGCAACCTGCGCGATAATTATTCTTCGCTGAAAAGAAAAGGATACGAGGTGTTTGGAGTAAGCAAGGACGATTCAACATCTCACATCAGGTTCAAAAAGAAATTCAAACTTCCGTTTCAATTAATTCCCGATACGGAAAAAGAAATCATTAAGGACTACGATGTATGGGGAAAGAAAACTTTTATGGGAAGAACGTTCGATGGAATCATCCGCACTACTTTTAGTATTGATGAAAAAGGAAAGATTGAAAAAATAATCCGCGATGTGGATACAGAAAATCACACGGAACAAATTTTAGAAACCAATTCAGTAAATTCATAA
- the nth gene encoding endonuclease III yields MNRKERFEKVLAYFAKHNPDAETELEYYDPYELIVSVILSAQCTDVRVNMTTPALFKKYPNAQALSKATPEEVFPYIKSISYPNNKAKHLVGMAKMLVNDFGGTIPSDVNELVKLPGVGRKTANVVASVIYDKPTMAVDTHVFRVSARIGLTVNAKNPYQTEMQLLKYIPEDKVAIAHHWLILHGRYICVARNPKCAECGIKMWCKYYGKLKKM; encoded by the coding sequence ATGAACAGAAAAGAACGCTTCGAAAAAGTCCTCGCTTATTTCGCCAAGCATAATCCCGATGCCGAAACAGAATTGGAATATTACGACCCGTATGAATTAATTGTATCAGTGATTCTTTCCGCGCAATGCACCGATGTGCGCGTGAACATGACTACGCCCGCGCTTTTCAAAAAATATCCGAATGCTCAAGCGCTTTCCAAAGCAACTCCCGAAGAAGTTTTCCCCTATATAAAAAGTATTTCCTATCCGAACAATAAAGCGAAACATTTGGTGGGCATGGCAAAAATGCTCGTGAATGATTTTGGCGGAACGATTCCTTCCGATGTGAATGAATTGGTAAAACTTCCCGGTGTGGGAAGAAAAACAGCGAACGTAGTTGCTTCGGTGATTTATGATAAACCAACCATGGCGGTGGATACGCACGTGTTCAGAGTTTCCGCGAGAATCGGTTTGACTGTGAACGCAAAAAATCCATATCAAACCGAAATGCAACTCTTGAAATATATTCCCGAAGATAAAGTTGCTATTGCGCATCACTGGCTTATTCTTCACGGCAGATATATTTGTGTGGCAAGAAATCCGAAATGCGCTGAGTGCGGGATAAAAATGTGGTGCAAATACTACGGGAAATTAAAAAAAATGTAA
- a CDS encoding glycosyltransferase family 39 protein codes for MSKNKKKKFQPISLSASPKKKTETSSPISNFLESNNFYLLLLGIVVLWVSIIRWRFVGMPLERDEGEYAYMGQLILKGITPYTEAYNMKLPGIYYMYALIMAIFGESYRGIHIGFLFMNAGTMILLFFSLKRFFNPLTGILTAGFYGLMAMSMNVLGFAAHATHFAVFFISLALFFFSKFEESKKILFAFLTGTMLGMAFLMKQQAVYFILFGGIVFVVFQMLDAGRDFKSRPTIFQIIKGTSIFSLGVFIPYIIVLLIMLATGTFDKFWFWTVQYAGKYASGLPWESGKDLLNMTFSPIWEENKWIWILALIGIVLTLFTRFSLKQKILAISFAVFGCMATTPGFYFRQHYFVVALPAVALLAGITLDFAGRFISEKIKMKAIGIALPLVILFFLFNITLSKSKGYYSTDNPIMLCKAIYGTNPFIESVDIAKYIKENSSDTDKIAVLGSEPQIPFYAGRKSATGHIYTYGLMEIHDYNLKMQEEMISEIEKAKPLYLVFVNVPFSWLSKPDSPKRIFEWYNKYATENYTIVGLVDIPDQGLSSFYWNADAQRQPKNQNSVWIFKRKDKS; via the coding sequence ATGAGCAAAAATAAAAAGAAAAAATTTCAGCCGATTTCTCTTTCGGCTTCACCCAAGAAGAAAACCGAAACTTCTTCGCCCATTTCAAATTTTCTTGAGAGCAATAATTTTTATTTGCTGCTTCTTGGCATTGTTGTTCTTTGGGTAAGCATTATTCGCTGGCGCTTTGTTGGTATGCCGCTCGAGAGAGACGAAGGCGAGTATGCCTACATGGGGCAACTGATTCTTAAAGGCATTACTCCTTACACCGAAGCATACAACATGAAACTTCCCGGCATTTATTATATGTATGCGCTCATCATGGCAATTTTCGGAGAATCGTACAGGGGAATTCACATTGGATTTTTATTTATGAATGCAGGCACAATGATTTTACTTTTCTTCTCTCTGAAAAGGTTTTTCAATCCGCTCACTGGAATTCTCACTGCCGGATTTTACGGCTTAATGGCAATGAGCATGAATGTTCTTGGCTTTGCCGCGCATGCCACGCACTTTGCCGTGTTTTTTATTTCGCTTGCTTTATTTTTCTTTTCAAAGTTTGAAGAGAGTAAAAAAATACTATTTGCATTTCTTACAGGCACAATGCTCGGCATGGCTTTCCTGATGAAACAGCAGGCGGTTTATTTTATTCTCTTCGGTGGAATTGTGTTTGTGGTTTTTCAAATGCTTGATGCTGGTCGGGATTTCAAATCCCGACCAACTATTTTTCAAATTATAAAAGGCACAAGTATTTTTTCTCTCGGAGTTTTTATTCCTTATATAATTGTGTTGCTCATCATGCTTGCCACCGGAACATTCGACAAGTTCTGGTTCTGGACGGTGCAATATGCCGGCAAATACGCTTCGGGTTTGCCGTGGGAATCGGGAAAAGATTTGCTGAACATGACCTTTTCTCCTATATGGGAAGAGAATAAATGGATTTGGATTCTCGCACTAATTGGAATCGTCCTTACTTTATTCACCAGGTTCTCTTTGAAGCAAAAAATTCTTGCAATAAGTTTTGCCGTGTTCGGATGCATGGCAACCACTCCGGGATTTTATTTCCGCCAGCATTATTTTGTGGTGGCATTGCCTGCTGTTGCTTTGCTTGCAGGAATCACGCTTGATTTTGCCGGAAGATTTATTTCAGAGAAAATAAAAATGAAAGCAATTGGAATTGCATTGCCTCTTGTAATTTTATTTTTCCTGTTCAACATAACCCTTTCCAAAAGCAAAGGATATTATTCCACTGATAATCCAATAATGCTTTGCAAAGCCATTTACGGAACCAACCCGTTTATTGAATCGGTGGATATTGCGAAATACATAAAAGAAAATTCTTCCGACACCGATAAAATTGCCGTGCTCGGCTCAGAGCCGCAGATTCCTTTTTACGCAGGAAGAAAATCTGCAACCGGACATATTTACACCTATGGCTTGATGGAAATTCATGACTACAATCTGAAGATGCAGGAAGAAATGATTTCAGAAATTGAAAAAGCAAAACCATTGTATTTAGTTTTTGTGAATGTTCCTTTTTCATGGCTCAGCAAGCCCGATTCGCCAAAACGGATTTTTGAATGGTACAACAAATACGCAACAGAGAATTATACCATCGTTGGATTGGTGGATATTCCCGACCAAGGTCTCAGCAGTTTTTACTGGAATGCCGATGCGCAGCGACAGCCGAAAAATCAAAACTCAGTTTGGATTTTTAAGAGGAAAGATAAATCATGA
- a CDS encoding acyloxyacyl hydrolase encodes MNSIMFPILKNAIRFFLLLPLGLGQLLAFGQDSILPSGKGQKLFINVTGHYGFIIAHNPNMEYLIKQHIAAGEMDFIVQTNGEKKWERTYKNPEKGFGVFFADFGNPEQLGQGVSIFPFINFPLNPNRKFKLYIRSSDGIGYITKPYNRIENHKNNIIGSHVNAFVNLRLNTVFYPAKKIRMETGIGLTHFSNGSYAKPNLGINLATVSLGISFQKQEISARKKFSDTSAYKKYTLTLIAAAGPNETSPPNGNKYAGYMFSASGWKQSSAKSKFGIGLEAFYEFSNIEDAKRDTSFDTSKPLNNLQVGLKFGYELVIGKISLPLEQGVYLFSKTTLDGRIYHRIGIRYHINKHLIINYTLKTQWATAENLEFGIGYRF; translated from the coding sequence ATGAATAGTATAATGTTTCCCATCCTGAAAAATGCCATAAGGTTTTTTTTATTGCTCCCTTTAGGGCTGGGGCAACTTCTTGCCTTCGGCCAGGATTCCATTCTCCCTTCAGGGAAAGGGCAAAAACTTTTTATCAACGTAACAGGACATTACGGGTTCATCATCGCGCATAATCCGAACATGGAATATTTGATAAAACAACACATTGCCGCAGGAGAAATGGATTTTATTGTACAAACGAACGGAGAAAAAAAATGGGAGCGCACATACAAGAACCCAGAAAAAGGTTTTGGAGTTTTCTTTGCTGATTTCGGAAATCCTGAACAACTCGGGCAGGGCGTTTCAATTTTTCCTTTCATTAATTTTCCTCTGAATCCGAATAGAAAATTCAAATTATACATCCGCTCGAGCGATGGAATCGGCTACATTACGAAACCTTATAACAGAATTGAAAATCACAAGAACAATATTATTGGCTCGCATGTAAATGCGTTTGTTAATCTGCGGTTGAACACGGTTTTTTATCCTGCAAAAAAAATACGGATGGAAACCGGAATCGGGCTCACGCATTTTTCCAACGGCTCGTATGCAAAACCAAATCTTGGAATCAATCTTGCTACTGTGAGTTTGGGAATCAGTTTTCAGAAACAGGAAATCAGTGCCCGGAAAAAATTTTCCGATACTTCCGCTTATAAAAAATATACACTCACGCTCATAGCAGCAGCAGGACCAAATGAAACCAGTCCGCCAAACGGAAACAAATATGCGGGCTATATGTTTTCCGCAAGCGGATGGAAACAGAGTTCCGCGAAAAGCAAATTCGGAATCGGGCTTGAAGCATTTTATGAGTTTTCAAATATTGAAGATGCAAAGCGCGATACTTCTTTCGACACAAGCAAGCCGCTGAATAACCTGCAAGTCGGTTTAAAGTTCGGCTATGAATTAGTGATTGGAAAAATTTCTCTGCCGCTGGAGCAAGGCGTGTATTTATTTTCAAAGACAACCCTTGACGGACGCATTTATCACAGAATCGGAATCAGATATCACATAAACAAACATCTCATCATCAACTATACGCTGAAAACTCAATGGGCAACTGCAGAAAATCTAGAGTTCGGAATTGGTTACAGGTTTTAA
- a CDS encoding glycosyltransferase family 39 protein translates to MKKKFSLLACILASAVLFTYRVSYFKLDTPKPFVCTTWDALGYYFYLPSTFIYKDVSELKWFPKIDSVYSVSGGKFYQADKSDNGNYVFNYFGGVALLQSPFFLLGHLSAKIFGYKQDGFSPPYQYAIAIAAVVYCILAMFLLRKVLLRFFDDATVAVTLLLLLLASNFIQYVSVDGAMSHSFIFPLYVLVIYCTIKWHEKPKIFWACVTGFTIGLATICRPTEIIIFFIPLLWNTHKNEMSKAKWKLVRENKLHVVYVAIAGFIGVLPQLLYWKITSGSFIYDVGSKWVFLNPFFRVLFGWEKGWFIYTPVAILFVAGLFFVKKFPFKNSVITFSMLNIWIIISWYDWRYGASYSCRALVQSYPVFALALGALIQKINFTRWKYFLYGAGGYLIFVNLFQIVQYNKTILHYNDMNRKYYEGIYLNFHPSPLDMSLLDTDERLYDETNYQKKLLAQVDSVHSISFPEYSSAILFQIKLDSASEKTNNSDAWLKVESSIRIEKGTWGGFLVSELQAGDSVKQNKIRLLNAISPFGENNEYTFYVRVPEYFNRASFKLSLSSQPEFLGKVSRLKVLYLTGGRKKLKPVTNSEL, encoded by the coding sequence ATGAAGAAAAAATTTTCGCTTCTTGCTTGTATCCTTGCAAGCGCTGTATTATTTACTTATCGTGTTTCTTATTTCAAACTTGATACTCCAAAACCATTTGTGTGCACCACATGGGATGCATTGGGATATTATTTTTATCTGCCATCAACATTTATTTACAAAGATGTTTCCGAATTAAAATGGTTTCCTAAGATAGACAGCGTTTATTCCGTATCAGGCGGAAAATTTTATCAGGCGGATAAAAGTGATAATGGAAATTATGTATTCAATTATTTTGGCGGAGTTGCGCTGCTTCAAAGTCCTTTCTTTTTACTTGGACATCTATCTGCAAAAATATTTGGATATAAACAAGACGGCTTTTCTCCACCATACCAATATGCTATTGCCATTGCCGCAGTAGTTTACTGTATTTTGGCGATGTTTCTTCTGCGAAAAGTTTTGCTGCGCTTCTTTGATGACGCAACCGTTGCGGTTACATTGCTGCTGCTTCTGCTGGCGAGCAATTTTATTCAATATGTTTCTGTAGATGGCGCTATGAGTCATAGTTTTATTTTTCCACTTTATGTTCTTGTAATCTATTGCACCATAAAATGGCATGAGAAGCCAAAAATATTTTGGGCGTGCGTTACGGGATTTACGATAGGGCTTGCAACTATCTGCCGCCCAACAGAAATAATTATTTTTTTCATTCCATTGCTCTGGAACACGCACAAAAATGAAATGTCAAAAGCAAAATGGAAATTAGTGCGCGAAAATAAATTACATGTAGTTTACGTTGCGATTGCCGGATTTATTGGCGTTCTTCCGCAATTGCTCTACTGGAAAATTACTTCGGGTTCTTTTATTTATGATGTGGGCAGCAAGTGGGTGTTTCTGAATCCGTTTTTCCGCGTGCTGTTCGGATGGGAAAAAGGTTGGTTTATTTATACTCCTGTTGCGATTTTGTTTGTTGCAGGATTATTCTTTGTAAAAAAATTTCCGTTCAAAAATTCTGTGATTACTTTTTCAATGCTGAACATCTGGATAATTATTTCATGGTATGACTGGAGATACGGTGCGAGTTATTCCTGCCGCGCATTGGTGCAGAGTTATCCTGTTTTCGCTCTGGCGCTCGGTGCCCTCATTCAGAAAATAAATTTCACCAGATGGAAATATTTTTTGTATGGCGCAGGAGGATATTTGATTTTTGTAAACCTGTTTCAAATAGTGCAATACAATAAAACAATTCTTCATTATAATGACATGAACCGGAAATATTACGAGGGCATTTATCTGAATTTCCATCCTTCACCACTTGATATGAGTTTGCTTGACACCGATGAACGGCTTTATGACGAAACGAATTATCAGAAAAAGCTTCTTGCGCAAGTTGACAGCGTTCACAGCATTTCTTTTCCGGAATATTCATCTGCAATATTGTTTCAAATAAAATTAGATTCCGCTTCAGAAAAGACAAACAATTCGGATGCTTGGCTGAAAGTAGAATCTTCCATCAGAATTGAAAAAGGAACGTGGGGAGGATTTCTTGTTTCGGAATTGCAAGCGGGTGATTCTGTCAAGCAGAATAAAATCCGTCTTCTGAATGCAATTTCTCCTTTCGGTGAGAATAATGAGTATACTTTTTATGTTCGTGTTCCCGAATATTTCAATCGCGCTTCTTTCAAATTATCTTTGAGTTCACAGCCGGAATTTTTGGGAAAAGTTTCTCGTTTAAAGGTTTTGTATCTGACAGGGGGTAGAAAAAAATTAAAACCTGTAACCAATTCCGAACTCTAG
- a CDS encoding tetratricopeptide repeat protein — MNKKLHPLFIISIVGILLYARTFSFEYTNFDDNTLILENQNYISHLSNISDAFKKTVFINGSDVFYRPMETVWFILNAQIGKENLFVYHFSSLLLHLLAAYLIFILLVRLNSATKTSLLLSLFFLVHPLFAQAVAWVPGVVDILVTIFSIGSFLFFRDFIESQQRKHYVLSIFFFALALYTKEIAVGLIAVCLYYLHFIRKEKFISYNKKIFLIGWFSVSALWFVMRHAALKGQPHKDFSGMISSMAENFPAIVQYIGKILLPFNLSVMPVMKDTSFLFGIFALVLFSVLFFLSKKKRKDWILFGIIWFVIFLLPTFIRTSEFRIQQFYEHRMYLPMVGILFFLSEMDWIKNFSFDKIQYKVSAIIFLLFFFGLTFQHEKTFSDTKNFLDNAVNNSPSSSLAHRNLGIYFQDKAAQDKNLLKNAAGEYLKALELNPHEKDLHNNLGVIYDTWGKKDSAEKEYLTEINLNPSNAQAFHNLGVICMGRNENEKAETYFKKAIDINANPATLEQLALLYKKTGKQQEFEKISGMLTRKPPTEVSQPMKISAEDAEKSLLEKFKKDSSDKQVLYNLGLLYYQTGRKSEAEKMWRKTVQADSTFIDAYNNLAIVLALQGKNSEAESTMKKVIHMKPDYVEGYFNLANFYSKNGNEKEAVKYVNELKKRGVGKERFRNITPELEKLFDRQQ, encoded by the coding sequence ATGAATAAGAAACTGCATCCGCTGTTTATCATTTCTATAGTTGGAATTTTGCTTTATGCCCGGACTTTTTCATTTGAGTATACCAACTTTGATGACAACACGCTCATTCTGGAAAATCAGAATTACATCAGCCATCTTTCAAACATTTCAGATGCTTTTAAGAAAACCGTCTTCATCAACGGCTCCGATGTTTTTTACCGCCCGATGGAAACAGTTTGGTTTATTCTGAATGCGCAAATCGGAAAAGAAAATCTTTTTGTCTATCATTTTTCTTCACTGCTTTTGCATTTGCTTGCGGCTTACCTGATTTTTATTTTGCTTGTACGGTTAAATAGTGCCACGAAAACTTCTTTGCTTCTGTCTTTATTTTTTTTAGTTCATCCTTTATTTGCGCAGGCGGTTGCGTGGGTGCCGGGTGTTGTAGATATTTTAGTAACTATTTTTTCAATCGGCTCGTTTCTTTTTTTTCGTGATTTTATAGAAAGTCAGCAGCGCAAGCATTATGTGCTGAGTATTTTCTTTTTTGCGCTGGCTCTTTACACAAAAGAAATTGCCGTGGGATTAATTGCCGTTTGCCTTTACTATCTTCATTTCATCCGAAAAGAAAAATTTATTTCGTACAATAAAAAGATTTTTCTCATAGGATGGTTTTCTGTATCTGCACTTTGGTTTGTCATGCGCCATGCGGCTCTCAAAGGCCAGCCGCATAAAGATTTTTCAGGAATGATTTCGAGTATGGCGGAAAACTTTCCGGCAATTGTTCAGTACATAGGAAAAATTCTGCTTCCGTTCAATCTCTCCGTCATGCCGGTGATGAAGGATACTTCTTTCTTATTCGGAATTTTTGCGCTTGTATTATTTTCTGTTTTATTTTTTCTTTCAAAGAAGAAAAGAAAAGATTGGATTTTGTTTGGAATAATTTGGTTTGTAATTTTTCTTCTTCCGACTTTTATTCGCACGAGCGAATTCCGAATTCAGCAGTTTTACGAGCATCGAATGTATCTCCCTATGGTTGGGATTTTATTTTTCCTTTCCGAAATGGATTGGATTAAAAATTTCTCTTTTGATAAAATTCAATACAAAGTGTCTGCTATAATTTTTCTGCTCTTTTTCTTTGGCTTGACTTTTCAGCATGAAAAAACTTTCAGCGATACAAAAAATTTTCTGGACAATGCCGTAAACAATTCTCCTTCCTCTTCGCTTGCGCACCGTAACCTTGGAATTTATTTTCAGGACAAGGCGGCACAGGATAAAAACCTTCTGAAGAATGCAGCAGGAGAATATTTGAAAGCGCTCGAACTCAATCCGCATGAAAAGGATTTGCACAATAATCTCGGAGTGATTTACGATACGTGGGGAAAAAAAGATTCTGCCGAGAAAGAATACCTTACCGAAATAAATTTAAATCCCTCGAACGCGCAGGCATTTCATAATCTCGGGGTGATTTGCATGGGAAGAAATGAAAATGAAAAGGCAGAAACGTATTTCAAAAAAGCAATTGATATAAATGCAAATCCTGCTACGCTGGAACAACTCGCCTTGCTATATAAAAAAACCGGAAAGCAGCAGGAGTTTGAAAAGATTTCAGGAATGCTTACGAGAAAACCGCCAACAGAAGTTTCGCAGCCAATGAAAATTTCTGCTGAAGATGCCGAGAAATCTTTGCTTGAAAAATTTAAAAAAGATTCTTCCGACAAACAAGTGCTCTACAATCTTGGTTTGCTTTATTATCAGACCGGAAGAAAATCCGAAGCGGAAAAAATGTGGCGCAAAACGGTTCAGGCAGATTCAACTTTTATTGATGCGTATAATAATCTTGCCATTGTTCTTGCGCTGCAGGGAAAAAACTCAGAAGCGGAAAGCACTATGAAAAAAGTAATCCACATGAAGCCCGATTATGTGGAAGGATATTTCAATCTCGCAAACTTTTATTCGAAAAACGGAAATGAAAAGGAAGCCGTTAAATATGTAAATGAATTAAAGAAGCGGGGAGTTGGCAAAGAAAGATTCCGCAACATTACTCCTGAACTGGAAAAACTTTTTGACAGACAGCAATGA
- a CDS encoding DUF2807 domain-containing protein yields the protein MKYRKKIISAAAFFLFIGTFLSCTKENRWDMLKGTGERITETRALPSFTKIYLTDDINLFIQQGNEQEVTVEGGKKLLPLVKTEIIGGELYLKNANRCKWARSYKKGVINVYLTLPRIESIWNYGSGIIKSTGTIACDSLDIRTAESGDVELTVNSTKVVFVEMNGTGDITLHGKTPLMGFFHIGEGFLHNEDFETDYAWGTSQASGNEYLNVRKSLWAKIEWAGNIYYKGSPPSVEVKITGKGKAIAVN from the coding sequence ATGAAATACAGAAAAAAAATTATTTCAGCCGCAGCTTTTTTTCTTTTCATTGGAACTTTTTTATCCTGCACAAAAGAAAACAGATGGGATATGTTAAAAGGTACGGGCGAGCGGATTACCGAAACGCGCGCGCTTCCTTCCTTCACAAAAATTTATTTGACAGATGATATAAACCTTTTCATTCAGCAGGGAAATGAGCAGGAAGTAACTGTGGAAGGAGGAAAAAAACTTCTGCCGCTTGTAAAAACAGAAATCATTGGCGGAGAACTTTACCTGAAAAATGCCAACCGCTGCAAATGGGCGCGCAGTTATAAAAAAGGAGTCATCAACGTGTATCTTACCCTGCCGCGCATTGAAAGCATTTGGAATTACGGCAGCGGAATAATTAAAAGCACCGGCACCATCGCCTGCGATTCGTTGGACATCCGCACTGCAGAATCGGGAGATGTAGAACTTACGGTAAACTCAACGAAAGTAGTTTTTGTAGAGATGAATGGAACCGGAGATATAACACTTCACGGAAAAACCCCGCTCATGGGATTTTTTCATATTGGTGAAGGATTTTTGCACAACGAGGATTTTGAAACCGATTATGCGTGGGGAACATCACAGGCATCGGGCAATGAATACCTGAATGTTCGGAAATCACTTTGGGCAAAAATTGAATGGGCGGGAAATATTTATTACAAAGGCAGTCCTCCATCGGTAGAAGTAAAAATTACCGGAAAGGGAAAAGCAATTGCTGTTAACTAA
- a CDS encoding DUF5103 domain-containing protein codes for MKKNIFTYVPLFLFFHFVNAQDSSYYVSNFLRYDDFVYKKNIRTVRLERDDYEFTAPILKLGSNDKLKLLFDDLDNDTKTYRFTIVHCDANWNPTDRLLQSEYITGFFDDGILDYQYSKNTLQKYVHYELVFPTENLKPAKSGNYILKVFLNYDPNDVVLTKRFMVLDDRLNIIPEVHHPSITDNYNYKQEIDFTIQTSNYQIVNPYQDLKVMLMQNDRWDNAITKLKPLFVKDNELTYHNEQDNVFAGGNEFRNFDIKSIRWRSEYVKNVWQDSARNYHVQLFPGKRRNYLGYFSDRDLNGKYKIVRQESSPNASESEAEYIYVHFTLLMDNPVTDGSIYVFGALTGWKYSNEYKMFYNKTLKQYEATLYLKQGYYNYEYVYLNDGEKTGDETFVEGTHFETENDYEIYVYYKPMTSNYDMLIGMKRFNSWKY; via the coding sequence ATGAAAAAAAATATTTTCACTTATGTTCCACTGTTTTTATTCTTTCATTTTGTTAACGCACAGGATTCTTCTTATTACGTTTCAAATTTTCTTCGCTACGATGATTTTGTGTATAAAAAAAATATCCGCACCGTGCGGCTCGAGCGTGATGATTATGAATTCACCGCACCCATACTAAAACTCGGCTCGAATGATAAACTCAAACTGCTGTTCGATGACCTGGATAACGATACCAAAACCTACCGATTCACCATTGTTCACTGCGATGCCAACTGGAATCCCACCGACCGCCTGCTTCAATCGGAATACATCACCGGATTTTTTGACGATGGAATTCTCGATTATCAATATTCTAAAAACACGTTGCAGAAATATGTTCACTACGAATTGGTTTTTCCAACGGAAAATCTCAAGCCGGCAAAATCGGGAAATTACATTCTGAAAGTTTTTCTCAATTACGACCCGAACGATGTTGTGCTCACAAAACGATTCATGGTGCTCGATGACCGGCTGAATATTATTCCCGAGGTACATCATCCTTCCATCACGGACAATTATAATTACAAACAGGAAATTGATTTCACCATTCAAACTTCCAATTACCAAATTGTAAATCCTTACCAGGATTTAAAAGTAATGCTCATGCAGAATGATCGCTGGGACAATGCCATTACCAAACTCAAACCGCTTTTTGTAAAAGACAACGAACTCACGTATCACAACGAGCAGGATAATGTTTTTGCCGGAGGAAATGAATTCCGGAACTTCGATATAAAAAGTATTCGCTGGCGCTCGGAGTATGTAAAAAATGTTTGGCAGGATTCTGCGCGCAATTACCACGTGCAACTTTTTCCCGGCAAACGCAGAAATTATCTCGGCTATTTTTCCGACCGCGATTTGAATGGGAAATATAAAATTGTGAGGCAGGAAAGTTCGCCCAATGCCAGCGAATCGGAAGCTGAATATATTTACGTGCATTTCACGCTGCTTATGGATAACCCGGTAACTGACGGAAGCATTTATGTTTTTGGCGCTCTCACCGGCTGGAAATATTCCAACGAATACAAAATGTTTTACAATAAAACGCTGAAGCAGTATGAAGCCACGCTGTATCTCAAACAGGGTTATTACAACTACGAATACGTTTACTTAAACGATGGCGAAAAAACAGGCGATGAAACTTTTGTGGAAGGCACCCACTTTGAAACCGAAAATGATTATGAAATTTATGTTTACTACAAACCGATGACGAGCAATTACGATATGCTGATAGGAATGAAACGGTTTAACTCATGGAAATATTAA
- the folD gene encoding bifunctional methylenetetrahydrofolate dehydrogenase/methenyltetrahydrofolate cyclohydrolase FolD, protein MHIIDGKKISEQIQSEIAEEVKKIKSSGEKIPHLAAILVGNDGASETYVGGKVKACERVGFKSTLVRLPDTTSENDLLKKISELNNDKDIDGFIVQLPLPSTISERKVIEAIAPEKDVDGFHPANVGRMALNLPTYLPATPFGILQLIERYKIPTEGKNCVVIGRSHIVGSPMSILLARNSYPGNCTVTLTHSKTKNLKEICQSADIIIAALGKAEFLTADYVKEGAVVIDVGITRVKSDQTKSGWKLLGDVKFDEVAPKCSFITPVPGGVGPMTIASLLMNTLKASRKEIY, encoded by the coding sequence ATGCATATAATTGACGGTAAAAAAATATCAGAACAAATCCAAAGCGAAATTGCTGAGGAAGTAAAGAAGATAAAATCTTCCGGAGAAAAAATTCCCCACCTCGCAGCAATACTTGTCGGCAATGATGGCGCGAGCGAAACGTATGTTGGCGGAAAAGTGAAAGCGTGCGAGCGTGTTGGATTCAAATCAACGCTCGTAAGATTGCCCGATACAACTTCTGAAAATGATTTGCTGAAAAAGATTTCCGAATTAAATAATGACAAAGACATTGACGGATTTATTGTTCAGCTTCCTCTTCCCTCAACTATTTCTGAACGAAAAGTTATTGAAGCCATCGCTCCCGAAAAAGATGTGGATGGATTTCATCCTGCAAACGTGGGACGAATGGCTTTGAATCTTCCAACTTATCTTCCCGCAACTCCTTTTGGGATTTTGCAACTCATCGAACGATATAAAATTCCTACCGAAGGAAAAAACTGCGTAGTGATTGGAAGAAGCCACATCGTTGGTTCTCCTATGAGCATTCTTCTTGCGAGAAATTCTTATCCCGGAAATTGTACGGTTACACTCACACACAGCAAAACAAAAAACCTGAAAGAAATTTGTCAAAGTGCAGATATTATTATTGCCGCTCTCGGCAAGGCAGAATTTCTCACAGCAGATTATGTGAAAGAAGGCGCGGTGGTGATTGATGTGGGAATTACACGAGTGAAATCTGACCAAACAAAATCCGGCTGGAAACTTTTAGGCGATGTGAAGTTTGATGAAGTGGCTCCGAAATGTTCTTTCATCACTCCTGTGCCTGGCGGAGTGGGGCCAATGACGATTGCTTCTCTTCTGATGAATACGCTGAAGGCAAGCAGGAAGGAAATATATTAA